A window of the Haloarcula rubripromontorii genome harbors these coding sequences:
- a CDS encoding VOC family protein codes for MGSARILHMCLNVADATESIAFYEQFGFEESWQFTTPDGETTNYYVADDNGVELQLSETEGETSFEMGDGWDHLALGVDDVDATVDRIDHHGVVKEPGPQPEAGAYTAFVADPDGHHVELIEPLED; via the coding sequence ATGGGCAGCGCACGCATACTTCACATGTGCCTGAACGTGGCCGACGCCACAGAATCGATCGCATTCTACGAGCAGTTCGGCTTCGAGGAGTCCTGGCAGTTCACCACGCCGGACGGCGAGACGACGAACTACTACGTGGCCGACGACAACGGCGTCGAACTGCAACTCTCCGAGACAGAAGGCGAGACGAGTTTCGAGATGGGGGACGGCTGGGACCACCTCGCACTCGGCGTGGACGACGTCGACGCGACGGTCGACCGCATCGACCACCACGGCGTCGTCAAGGAGCCGGGACCACAGCCCGAGGCCGGCGCGTACACGGCCTTCGTGGCGGACCCCGACGGCCATCACGTCGAACTCATCGAACCGCTGGAAGACTGA
- a CDS encoding IclR family transcriptional regulator: MTRAKTDSVRATQTSLAVLSGIKDLGGSATLVELADSLEPAKSTIYKHLVTLEDEGLVVERNGEYRIGLRWLEFGGMAQRYDGIYEVAKPEVRRMAVETGELANLMIEEQGYGIYIHTSSGDQAVALDTRLGKRIHLHKTAIGKALLSSFDDERVAEIIETRGLPAETDNTITDRETLFAELETIRERGVADDTEERVDGTGCVGVPIDTGDRREAAISITAPINRLQSPGRKAQLIDTVQQAANVIEVNLAHE; this comes from the coding sequence ATGACACGGGCAAAAACGGACTCGGTCCGGGCGACGCAGACCTCGCTGGCGGTACTCTCGGGTATCAAAGACCTCGGGGGAAGTGCCACACTGGTCGAACTCGCCGACTCGCTGGAGCCAGCCAAGAGTACGATATACAAACACTTGGTGACGCTGGAAGACGAGGGACTCGTGGTGGAACGGAACGGCGAGTATCGAATCGGGCTTCGATGGCTGGAGTTCGGCGGGATGGCACAGCGCTACGACGGCATCTACGAGGTTGCAAAGCCCGAGGTCAGACGGATGGCCGTCGAGACCGGCGAACTGGCGAACCTGATGATCGAAGAGCAGGGCTACGGCATCTACATCCATACGTCCAGTGGCGACCAGGCGGTCGCGCTCGATACCCGCCTCGGGAAGCGCATCCACCTCCACAAGACCGCCATCGGCAAGGCGCTCCTGTCGAGTTTCGACGACGAGCGGGTCGCGGAAATCATCGAGACTCGCGGGCTGCCGGCCGAGACAGACAACACCATCACAGACCGCGAGACGCTGTTCGCGGAGCTGGAGACGATCCGAGAACGGGGCGTTGCCGACGACACTGAGGAACGGGTCGACGGGACCGGGTGTGTCGGAGTTCCCATCGATACCGGCGACCGCCGCGAGGCCGCCATCAGCATCACCGCACCCATCAATCGGTTGCAGTCCCCGGGCCGCAAGGCCCAACTCATCGACACGGTACAGCAGGCTGCTAACGTCATCGAGGTCAATCTGGCCCACGAGTAA
- the aceB gene encoding malate synthase AceB: MSVTRHYDREFVRTFFTSPTAVDGEEDSAKMLRSAGQLRGLQAPDVWVPDNEDATAPNMREEGVENIIDVVSEQGADFPGEIHPRVVWHRESPSTRYQGFQQMLEIADPENGAVEHIDGFVIPEVGDIDDWKKADEFFTIIENEHGLEEGSLSMSVIVESGEAELAMGDLRDEMGKPSNNLERMFLLVDGEVDYTKDMRAMTPTGELPPWPELRHNTSRGASAAGLIAVDGPYDDIRDVEGYRERMQDNRAKGMTGIWSLTPGQVVEANTAPLPPKTGSWLLEAGGQEVELEAQDGKQVYDGDDLSLEADGDGGYVMRAGGERLELDEDELTEELLDRTAYIPSMNDIVDSMEEFEAAKEAGKGAIAMTQAATLVIDGVEVEVSKDRMWDEATYQAAQTPITLFQDVYEHRPDQHEELEEMYGADVVERATAVGN, translated from the coding sequence ATGAGTGTGACGCGACACTACGACCGCGAGTTCGTCAGAACGTTCTTTACTTCCCCGACAGCGGTGGACGGTGAGGAGGATTCTGCGAAGATGCTGCGAAGCGCGGGCCAGCTCCGCGGCCTGCAGGCCCCGGACGTCTGGGTCCCGGACAACGAGGACGCGACGGCCCCGAACATGCGCGAGGAGGGCGTCGAGAACATCATCGACGTGGTCTCCGAACAGGGGGCCGACTTCCCCGGCGAGATACACCCGCGCGTCGTCTGGCACCGCGAGTCGCCGTCGACCCGCTATCAGGGCTTCCAGCAGATGCTGGAGATTGCCGACCCCGAAAACGGTGCCGTCGAACACATCGACGGCTTCGTCATTCCTGAGGTCGGCGACATCGACGACTGGAAGAAGGCCGACGAGTTCTTCACCATCATCGAGAACGAACACGGACTCGAAGAAGGGAGCCTCTCGATGTCGGTCATCGTCGAGAGCGGCGAGGCCGAACTGGCGATGGGCGACCTGCGGGACGAGATGGGCAAGCCCTCGAACAACCTCGAACGCATGTTCCTGCTGGTCGACGGCGAGGTCGACTACACGAAAGACATGCGCGCGATGACGCCCACCGGCGAACTCCCGCCGTGGCCGGAACTGCGCCACAACACCTCTCGGGGAGCCAGCGCTGCGGGCCTCATCGCCGTCGACGGGCCCTACGACGACATCCGCGATGTCGAAGGCTACCGCGAGCGGATGCAGGACAACCGCGCGAAGGGAATGACCGGCATCTGGTCGCTGACGCCGGGCCAGGTCGTGGAGGCGAACACGGCCCCGCTCCCGCCCAAGACCGGGAGCTGGCTGCTCGAAGCCGGCGGGCAGGAGGTCGAACTCGAAGCACAGGACGGCAAGCAGGTGTACGACGGCGACGACCTCTCACTGGAGGCGGACGGTGACGGCGGATACGTCATGCGAGCGGGCGGTGAGCGGCTGGAACTGGACGAGGACGAACTCACCGAGGAACTGCTCGACCGCACCGCGTACATCCCCAGCATGAACGACATCGTGGACTCGATGGAGGAGTTCGAGGCCGCCAAGGAAGCCGGCAAAGGTGCCATCGCAATGACACAGGCCGCGACGCTGGTCATCGACGGCGTCGAGGTCGAGGTCAGCAAAGACCGGATGTGGGACGAGGCGACCTACCAGGCTGCCCAGACGCCGATTACGCTGTTCCAGGACGTCTACGAACACCGGCCGGACCAGCACGAGGAACTGGAGGAGATGTACGGGGCCGACGTGGTCGAGCGGGCGACCGCCGTCGGAAACTGA